One Triticum dicoccoides isolate Atlit2015 ecotype Zavitan chromosome 4B, WEW_v2.0, whole genome shotgun sequence genomic window carries:
- the LOC119293771 gene encoding LOB domain-containing protein 30-like codes for MSSGGGSSTLGGCGGPSGSGSGSGGVGGGGLGGGGGGPCGACKFLRRKCVSECIFAPYFDSEQGAAHFAAVHKVFGASNVSKLLLQIPAHKRLDAVVTICYEAQARLRDPVYGCVAHIFALQQQVVNLQAELTYLQTHLATLELPSPPLPAAPQMPMAMPAQFSISDLPSTTNIPTTIDLSALFEPPAQPQWAVQQHHQHQLRQHPSYGAMAHRGGSSMAEGSAASGSGSGDLQTLARELLDRHGRSGVKPELQPPPPPHPR; via the exons ATGAGCTCGGGCGGCGGCAGCAGCACGCTTGGCGGCTGCGGCGGGCCGAGCgggagcggcagcggcagcggagggGTAGGAGGAGGGGgccttggtggcggcggcggcgggccgtGCGGCGCGTGCAAGTTCCTCCGGCGCAAGTGCGTGAGCGAGTGCATCTTCGCGCCCTACTTCGACTCGGAGCAAGGCGCGGCGCACTTCGCGGCGGTGCACAAGGTGTTCGGCGCCAGCAACGTGTCCAAGCTGCTCCTCCAGATCCCCGCGCACAAGCGCCTCGACGCCGTCGTCACCATCTGCTACGAGGCCCAGGCCCGCCTCCGCGACCCCGTTTACGGCTGCGTCGCCCACATCTTCGCGCTCCAGCAGCAG GTGGTGAATCTCCAGGCCGAGCTGACCTACCTGCAGACCCACCTGGCCACCCTggagctgccgtcgccgccgctgccggCCGCGCCGCAAATGCCGATGGCGATGCCGGCCCAGTTCTCCATCTCGGACCTGCCGTCCACGACCAACATTCCGACCACCATCGACCTGTCCGCGCTCTTCGAACCGCCGGCGCAACCGCAGTGGGCGGTCCAGCAGCATCACCAGCACCAGCTCCGCCAGCATCCGTCATACGGCGCCATGGCGCACAGGGGCGGCTCCAGCATGGCGGAGGGATCAGCggccagcggcagcggcagcggtgaCCTGCAGACGCTGGCACGGGAGCTCCTGGACCGCCACGGCCGGTCCGGCGTGAAGCCCGAGCTgcagccaccaccgccgccgcatcCAAGATGA